One genomic region from Colletotrichum lupini chromosome 7, complete sequence encodes:
- a CDS encoding AAA family ATPase, translated as MARTRQTAPGPGKHSVQQPLDEEDQEEINGVLTEEDKKRREELEKAPMQIEEDEDIPQEKINWYEKYALCITRQYDGQNKYICRTSLEVNSPGLKNILGDVIGSKYPGQSYLTSNITVDFPPRSLYHYRQELSDTAVDHEPGSDEARHLPMLLSFIDEEFHDALVDGANLLEQGLMSYEHLWTIFRPGCLVYATRMSQARVYKLNSYQYTCGQCPGLQLSVEFVDFDVDDFGTRYDSLLIPAFSGASPIASLNALPLAHHPDPDAVSRLLTERGRRWEALAGQNFRQYKGVALDPRNRRFNIDGRVMVDAETHHRIMADYAFNVSSFPKAAGRKRKQDDESDDMELVPKETAEFAPLTDEECLLASPMVRGFSFTEKKFLDFFVDKISPIEWNTQCFEQLVLPDSQKELVQALVAEHTARTTDPNSSAFDDIVKGKGKGLILVLHGPPGVGKTLTAECVAEFSRRPLYIVSSGDLGTSSEVLDDKLTKTLDLASTWKAVLLIDEADVFLERRSLHDMERNSLVSIFLRTLEYYSGILFMTTNRVRTFDDAFKSRIHVPLKYDDLPRESRLKVWKNFLGNVEGGVDIDEDGYEKLAGGKLNGRQIKNVVRTAKSLAAHKKRRLDCEQLQQVVDIQMTFERELDSVDGDIDVVVR; from the exons ATGGCACGCACCAGGCAAACCGCCCCCGGCCCGGGCAAACATTCAGTTCAGCAGCCCCTTGATGAAGAGGACCAGGAGGAGATCAATGGAGTTCTCACCGAGGAAGACAAGAAACGTCGCGAGGAACTTGAGAAGGCACCCATGCAGATCGAG GAAGACGAGGACATTCCCCAGGAGAAGATCAACTGGTACGAGAAGTATGCACTCTGC ATTACGCGCCAGTATGACGGCCAGAACAAGTATATCTGCCGTACCTCACTTGAGGTCAACTCTCCCGGACTCAAGAATATCTTGGGAGACGTCATTGGCAGCAAATATCCTGGCCAATCCTACCTGACTTCCAACATCACCGTCGACTTCCCTCCCCGTAGTCTCTACCACTACCGTCAGGAGCTGTCCGACACCGCTGTCGACCACGAACCCGGTTCCGATGAAGCCAGGCACCTCCCCATGCTGCTCAGCTTTATTGACGAGGAGTTCCACGATGCCCTTGTCGACGGCGCAAACCTTCTTGAGCAGGGCTTGATGAGCTACGAGCACCTCTGGACCATCTTCCGTCCAGGGTGCCTCGTCTACGCTACTAGGATGAGCCAGGCCCGCGTGTACAAGCTCAATAGCTACCAGTATACCTGCGGCCAATGTCCCGGTCTCCAGCTGAGCGTCGAGTTTGTCGACTTTGACGTTGACGACTTTGGCACGAGATACGATTCCCTCTTGATTCCCGCCTTCTCTGGAGCCTCGCCAATCGCCTCTCTCAACGCTCTTCCTTTGGCGCACCACCCTGACCCCGACGCCGTTTCGCGCCTCCTTACTGAGCGCGGTCGACGATGGGAGGCTCTCGCCGGCCAGAATTTCCGTCAGTACAAGGGCGTAGCGTTGGACCCCCGCAATCGCCGCTTCAACATTGATGGCCGGGTCATGGTCGACGCCGAGACTCACCACCGCATCATGGCCGACTACGCCTTTAACGTCAGCTCGTTTCCCAAGGCAGCAGGCCGGAAGCGGAAGCAGGACGATGAGAGCGACGACATGGAACTCGTTCCAAAGGAGACTGCCGAGTTTGCGCCTCTGACGGACGAGGAATGTCTGCTGGCCAGCCCCATGGTCCGCGGCTTCAGCTTCACCGAGAAGAAGTTCCTCGACTTCTTCGTCGACAAGATCAGCCCAATCGAGTGGAACACGCAATGCTTCGAGCAGCTCGTCCTTCCAGACTCCCAAAAGGAGCTTGTGCAGGCTCTTGTCGCGGAGCACACCGCCCGGACCACTGATCCAAACTCGTCAGCGTTTGATGACATTGTCAAGGGCAAGGGCAAGGGCCTCATTCTCGTCTTGCATGGTCCTCCTGGCGTGGGAAAGACCTTGACGGCGGAGTGCGTGGCCGAGTTTAGCCGTCGGCCGCTGTACATTGTCTCCTCGGGCGACCTCGGTACCTCGTCAGAGGTCCTGGACGATAAGCTGACCAAGACGCTCGATCTGGCGAGTACCTGGAAGGCGGTGCTCCTCATAGATGAGGCCGACGTCTTCCTCGAGCGTCGATCACTGCACGATATGGAGCGCAACAGTCTCGTGTCCATCTTCCTGCGCACACTCGAGTACTACAGCGGCATTCTCTTCATGACGACGAACCGCGTACGGACCTTTGACGACGCCTTCAAGAGTCGCATCCACGTGCCCCTCAAGTATGACGACCTGCCGCGAGAGAGCCGGTTGAAGGTGTGGAAGAACTTTCTGGGCAATGTCGAGGGCGGTGTCGATATCGACGAGGACGGGTATGAGAAGCTTGCCGGGGGCAAGTTGAACGGGCGGCAGATCAAGAACGTGGTTCGGACGGCCAAGAGTCTGGCTGCGCACAAGAAGCGGAGATTGGATTGTGAGCAGCTGCAGCAGGTTGTGGATATCCAGATGACGTTTGAGAGGGAGCTGGACAGTGTGGATGGTGACATTGATGTGGTTGTACGATAG
- a CDS encoding fluconazole resistance protein 1, whose product MHFTHLTAAPSSASPSTTRDYPKIDVELSVIPCSGSEDSWTLGRHVHPRQWSQARKTYDTCLIVFLEFFTTMISTAGSPVAGHIYGDLNLSPVAATCVFVSTYLIGQTIGGVFFPPWSESFGRKKLYVISTGLYSLSCILVGKVPTIPGIVVGRFIGGLLSSVPTIVATGSIEDLWDTNARVWWLYWWSLVANLGILTGPVFSDLVMRSTHWTWVFYTAAIVTACVTMLLLTIRESRPSVVLARAQALTEVQGLNTNTTSPDKVFPSTHEKLDLLRPLRLFFTEPIVCLAAVISAIAFGLVYLFTEVLPLVYVDMGFTDASVNLPFLPLAIGMVFSALTRLYDRRILAERMSRSLPLTPESKFAGFIIGAPLLAIGLWSFAWTIPPYATSAHWAIPTIALVPIGYAVNEFDYVLAGYLTDCYQTYSASSYACMSLLRSTCSATFPLFGRALFDSLGFNVATSVFATLATVLCAVPPLLLRYGGTLRAKSAFASKDSRDLATL is encoded by the exons ATGCATTTTACTCATTTGACAGCTGCGCCTTCTTCGGCCTCCCCATCTACGACGAGGGACTATCCAAAGATAGATGTTGAGCTTTCGGTTATTCCTTGCTCTGGGAGTGAGGATTCATGGACGCTGGGAAGGCACGTTCATCCAAGGCAATGGAGCCAGGCGCGGAAGACATATGATACGTGCTTGATTGTCTTTCTTGAGTTCTTCAC TACTATGATCAGCACCGCAGGA TCACCGGTTGCTGGACACATTTACGGCGATCTCAATCTGAGCCCAGTTGCAGCAACTTGCGTTTTTGTTTCAAC ATATCTCATCGGCCAGACTATCGGAGGAGTCTTCTTCCCACCTTGGTCAGAGTCCTTTGGCCGTAAGAAACTCTACGTAATCAGCACCGGCCTATACAGCCTGTCATGCATTCTCGTCGGCAAGGTGCCCACAATTCCTGGCATCGTTGTCGGTCGTTTCATCGGTGGACTGTTATCGTCTGTCCCTACCATTGTTGCCACGGGCAGCATCGAAGATCTTTGGGATACCAATGCGCGGGTATGGTGGCTGTACTGGTGGTCACTGGTCGCGAACCTCGGGATATTGACGGGGCCGGTCTTCAGTGACTTGGTCATGAGAAGTACTCACTG GACGTGGGTGTTTTACACTGCGGCCATAGTCACAGCATGCGTCACGATGCTGCTCCTCACAATCAGGGAGTCTCGTCCCTCCGTCGTACTAGCGAGGGCTCAGGCACTCACCGAAGTCCAAGGCCTAAATACCAACACCACCTCACCGGACAAGGTTTTCCCTTCGACTCACGAGAAGCTCGACCTCCTCCGCCCCCTCCGACTCTTCTTCACCGAGCCAATAGTCTGCCTCGCCGCAGTCATCAGCGCCATCGCCTTTGGGCTCGTCTACCTCTTCACCGAGGTCCTACCCCTTGTCTACGTCGACATGGGCTTTACCGATGCATCGGTGAACTTACCCTTTCTCCCTCTTGCAATCGGTATGGTCTTCAGCGCACTCACACGTCTCTACGACCGTCGAATCCTTGCCGAGAGGATGTCAAGATCGCTACCACTCACACCCGAGTCGAAATTCGCAGGCTTCATCATCGGAGCCCCGTTGTTGGCTATCGGCCTTTGGTCATTTGCCTGGACTATCCCGCCCTACGCGACATCAGCACACTGGGCTATCCCGACGATAGCACTCGTACCCATAGGCTACGCAGTCAACGAGTTTGACTACGTGCTGGCTGGATATCTCACCGACTGCTACCAGACATACTCAGCCAGCAGCTACGCTTGCATGTCACTCTTACGTTCAACTTGCAGTGCAACGTTTCCTCTCTTCGGACGAGCACTGTTTGACTCCTTGGGCTTCAACGTCGCAACTTCCGTGTTTGCAACTCTGGCCACGGTCCTGTGTGCTGTACCTCCATTGTTGTTGAGGTACGGGGGTACACTTAGAGCCAAAAGCGCGTTCGCGAGCAAGGATTCGAGAGATCTGGCTACCTTGTGA